The genomic window GAGAACTCTTGACAGAAATGAACTTTGCAACCAAAGATGAGATAGAAGAAATAAAAGCTAGACTTTCTAAATTAGAAGAAAAAAATAATTAGTCTAAAAGCCCTAACAAAGTTTAGGGCTTTTATTTAATACTAAAGAGAGGTATATTATGGCTAAAAATTCTGTACAAAGGTTTAGACAAATAGTAAAAACTCTTGCCCACTATGGTTTTGGATATATTGTAGATAGTAAAATAAAAAATGATAGTAAAGCACCAGAAAATCTGAGAAAAGCTTTTGAGGAACTTGGACCTACTTTCATAAAAATAGGTCAAATACTGAGTACAAGACCGGATATACTTCCTGAAGAATATATTGAAGAACTCTCAAAACTTCAAGACAATGTCCAAACTGAGCCTTTTGAAAATATAAATAATATTTTTTATAAAGAATTTAATAAACCACTCGAAGAGATATTTTTAAAATTCAATAAAAAACCACTTGCCTCTGCTTCAATAGCTCAAGTACATAAAGCTACTTTAACAAATGGGAAAGAAGTAATAGTTAAAATTCAAAGACCTAAGATAGCCGAAAAAATGAATATGGATTTAGATATTCTTCAAAAAATTTTTAAACTTACCAAAGTAGCTTTTATCGATACACTTATTGACCCACAAGAAGCTCTAGAAGAACTTAAAATTGCAACAGAATTTGAATTAAACTTTGAAATTGAAGCACAAAATATAGATAAGTTTAGAGAATTAAATAAAGATGTAGTTCCTGTATATGCTCCATATGTTATTCATAAATTATCAACAAAAAAGATTATTACAATGGAAAAAATAACTGGCTTTAAAATAGATAATATTAGCTTACTTATAGATAAAGGTTACGATAGAGAAGATGTAGGCAAAAAATTAGCTTTATCTTTTTTTAAACAAGTCTTTGCTGATGGTTTCTTCCATGGTGATCCTCACCCAGGAAACTTATTAGTAAAAGACGGAAAAATTTGTTACATAGACTTTGGCCTTGTTGGAAATCTATCAAAGCCTCTTAGAGAATCACTTAATGAAATGCTTATAGCCATGGCTTATAGAGACATCCATAAAATCATATCTATCCTCATGGCAATCGGCATAAAAAAAGGCTATGTTAACAGGAACAAACTTTTCGAAGATATAGATTATTTAATGGATAACTACCTTTCAACTTCTTTAAATAACTTGCAAGTATCCGCTATGCTACAAGACGTATTTGATACTGCTAAAAGAAATAATATAAGACTTCCTAGAGATTTTACACTCTTAATAAGAGGAATGGTAATAATAGAAGGAGTAGTGGCTAAATTAGCTCCAAATATTCAAATGCTAGACATAATTATGCCTTATGTAAAATCCAATAATGAATTTTCTATATTAAATAATATTGATTTGGATGAAGCTTTGATGAAATTAGTTTTTTTTACTAGAGATTCTACTCGTCTTCCAACCAAATTAATAGAATTAAGTGATAGTATAATACAAGGTAGGGCTAAAATTCAATTAGAGCATAAAGACTTAGAAAATAACGTAAATGAATTAAATAAAATGGTTAACAGAGGAATACTTGCCCTCGTGATTTCATCAATGATAATATCATCTTCCTTGATTTTAAATACCAGTATAGGTCCAAAATACCATGATATATCCATAATAGGGTTAACTGGATATGCAATTGCTGCTATTATGGGATTTGGATTATTAATATCTATAGTTCGTTCAGGTAAAGTATAAAAAGAGATGCATGTAATTTTGCATCTCTTTTTTGATTCTGTTTTAAAACTCATATTGTAATAATATATCTTATATATAACACTTCATTTAAGCCTAGAATATACGTCTTATACTAAAAATATAAACATTTCCAAAAAAACATCAGTATAGTTTTTTGGTATTTAATTATACTTATATTTAAAGCACTTCCTATTTTTAAATCATATATTCCATTTAAATAAATACAATTTAAGATATTTATTTAAATTAGGTTGTTGGATAATTCATGAACAAAGCTAAATATTGATTGTTCAACAACCTATATAAACATAATGAACTTAAGGAAACTTCAAAGTAGTTATGGATAAAAGTGTGATCTGTATAATTGGGTAACTATGTTATTCTGTGTTATTCATTGAACTATAGATTTTATGAATTATGTTATTTACTCTGAATACTTATTTTATAGAGGTGATTATTTTGAATTCCTATGATTCCCTTTGGAAACCATTAGATACTGATTTATCCCTTAAACATTTTACTAAACCTCATATAGTCAGTTTAGTAATTATTTTTTCTATAATAACATTAATGTATTTATTTAAAGATACTTTGCGAAAAAAGAAATATGAAAAACGTTTTTCAAAAACTTTAGCTATAATTTTAATTACACATCAAATTACCCTTTACTATTGGTATATAAATAATAATTTACTATGTTTAAAAGAAGCATTACCACTTTACATATGCAGAATCTCCATAATTCTTTGCATCATTATGCTACTTAGTAAAAGTCATAAAATTTTTGACATAATCTATTTTTGGGGAATTGGAGGAGCAACTATAGCCTTAATCTTCCATGACAATTCTCTATACCCTTTTCCGCACTACATGTTTATTCAATTTTTTATATCACATGGTGGAATATTAATATCTGCACTATTTATGATATTTGTTCATAAATATACACCAAATTTAAATTCTATAAAAAGAACTTTTAAATGGACTTTTATATATTTTGGGATAACTATACCAACAAATTACTTAATTGACAGCAACTATTGTTATCTTAGAAAGCTTCCTTGTTTTGTTCATTTTAAACTACTTCCTAATACTCCTATTTTCTTTGTTCCTCTTATGATTGCTGGTTTATGTATGTTCTTTGTTTTATTGTATCTACCTTTTTATAGAAAAGCTAAATTATAAATAAAAAATGAGTATAAACTAATATAGTTGTAAATGAATTACTTAAACTTACTATAGAAATAAAAAAAGATAGATTTTAAAATCATCATCTATCTTTTTTACTTATATTATTTAATTGAAAAAACTTATTGTATCTTAAAATTTTAATGCTTCAATATGAAAATCTTTTTTATCAACAGAAAACTCCTTTATACTTCCTGATTCTCTATCATCAGCCCATATATATATTTTATCATAATTTTTAAAAGTGAATATAAAATAAGCTGGATTATTAGTCATCTTTTTATTTTCAGAGCCATCATATTTTATCCTATATAAACACTGATTATCATCAACATTAGAATAATATATATACTTATTATCATAATTTAATTTGTCAGCTGAATTATTACTAATCTTATGCTCATTTGATCCATCCTTACTCATTATATATATTCCATTTTTATCATTCAAATTTGTGTAGATTATTTTATTTTCTGTAATTATTAAATAAGATGATTTATTTGAAGTAAGTTTAATTTTTTCCGAAGTCTTAATAGAATATCTATATAAATCGTAGGTATTATTTATATAATATATATACTCACCATCAAAAGATACACATTTAATATCATATTCATTAATTAATTTAGTTTGCTTTTTATTTTTAATATTAACCTTAAAAATACCATTTTGTCTTATTATATATATACAATCCTTACCAATGAAATATTTTATTTGACTAGAAAAATCACCTAAACTTGCCACTTCATTTTTACTAAAATCATTTTCCTTATGTACTTTAACATCACTAATTTCATTTAATCCTAAAAATACTCTTTTGCCTAATATATATTTTTCGCTATATATATTTTTTTTCTTAAAGGTATCAAAATCAAATTCTACAATTGAAAAACCTGTTTCATTGTTAATACTACTAGTATCTAAATAATACCCTTTATTGTTTTTATTATCTATATGAATCTGTTCCACATATGTACTCTTCTTATTTTCATCAAAAAAAGGATCTCTTATAAAAGTTTCTATTTTCCCAGTAGATTTATCCTTGATTATACTAGTAAAACCAATGCTATTATTTGAAACAGAACCGTAAATATATTTACCTCCATCAACAAAACTATCATTTATTGAACTATTATAAATAGTACTATTACAAGATTTCAAAATCTTATCTTGGCACCCTATTAAAGTTAATAAAAATAGTATACATACACTTAGTAACTTAATTTTTCTCAAATTTTCTTCCTCCTATTATATTGGAATTTAGAAAATATGCAAAGAACTGTACTAATAAATATAAAAGTTAATATTACCATATAAATAGATTCAATAATAAATGCTTGTTTACTTATTTTCAAAAAGCTCGTAGAGTTCTTTAATGTTTTACCAATATTATCAGTACCTCTAAAATAACCATTTCCAATCATAAACCCAAGAGGCAATGGAAGTTTATACTTTATTGAACTACT from Clostridium sp. MB40-C1 includes these protein-coding regions:
- a CDS encoding AarF/ABC1/UbiB kinase family protein — encoded protein: MAKNSVQRFRQIVKTLAHYGFGYIVDSKIKNDSKAPENLRKAFEELGPTFIKIGQILSTRPDILPEEYIEELSKLQDNVQTEPFENINNIFYKEFNKPLEEIFLKFNKKPLASASIAQVHKATLTNGKEVIVKIQRPKIAEKMNMDLDILQKIFKLTKVAFIDTLIDPQEALEELKIATEFELNFEIEAQNIDKFRELNKDVVPVYAPYVIHKLSTKKIITMEKITGFKIDNISLLIDKGYDREDVGKKLALSFFKQVFADGFFHGDPHPGNLLVKDGKICYIDFGLVGNLSKPLRESLNEMLIAMAYRDIHKIISILMAIGIKKGYVNRNKLFEDIDYLMDNYLSTSLNNLQVSAMLQDVFDTAKRNNIRLPRDFTLLIRGMVIIEGVVAKLAPNIQMLDIIMPYVKSNNEFSILNNIDLDEALMKLVFFTRDSTRLPTKLIELSDSIIQGRAKIQLEHKDLENNVNELNKMVNRGILALVISSMIISSSLILNTSIGPKYHDISIIGLTGYAIAAIMGFGLLISIVRSGKV
- a CDS encoding TIGR02206 family membrane protein gives rise to the protein MIILNSYDSLWKPLDTDLSLKHFTKPHIVSLVIIFSIITLMYLFKDTLRKKKYEKRFSKTLAIILITHQITLYYWYINNNLLCLKEALPLYICRISIILCIIMLLSKSHKIFDIIYFWGIGGATIALIFHDNSLYPFPHYMFIQFFISHGGILISALFMIFVHKYTPNLNSIKRTFKWTFIYFGITIPTNYLIDSNYCYLRKLPCFVHFKLLPNTPIFFVPLMIAGLCMFFVLLYLPFYRKAKL
- a CDS encoding DUF5050 domain-containing protein, which produces MRKIKLLSVCILFLLTLIGCQDKILKSCNSTIYNSSINDSFVDGGKYIYGSVSNNSIGFTSIIKDKSTGKIETFIRDPFFDENKKSTYVEQIHIDNKNNKGYYLDTSSINNETGFSIVEFDFDTFKKKNIYSEKYILGKRVFLGLNEISDVKVHKENDFSKNEVASLGDFSSQIKYFIGKDCIYIIRQNGIFKVNIKNKKQTKLINEYDIKCVSFDGEYIYYINNTYDLYRYSIKTSEKIKLTSNKSSYLIITENKIIYTNLNDKNGIYIMSKDGSNEHKISNNSADKLNYDNKYIYYSNVDDNQCLYRIKYDGSENKKMTNNPAYFIFTFKNYDKIYIWADDRESGSIKEFSVDKKDFHIEALKF